One Halodesulfovibrio aestuarii DSM 17919 = ATCC 29578 DNA segment encodes these proteins:
- a CDS encoding NADH:flavin oxidoreductase: MKTLFEKCKLGSLNLKNRLVRSATWENMTTENGRMTPRLYEIYKTLAENEVGLIITGYANVVAEEQPNPGMMGIYDDFFIADYRRLTDIVHKHDSKIILQIAYGGTKTTYNVGERTIFAPSNVPERSTGTCGMPMTKDEIKSIIKAFAAAGKRAKESGFDGVEIHAAHTYLINQFLSPYYNNRTDEYGGSLENRMRFMVEIYEAMRKEVGADYPILVKLTASEFFEGGLTFDETRIICIKLDKMGVQGLEISGNIHGKAKSMAGEFFDGHELKKQGYFVEYGDIISRDVDIPVITVGGLSQPDHIESILNETEIKLFGLSRPLLAEPDLFKRWKEGDRKKAKCVHCSNCRHDDGNYCAVFIDK, from the coding sequence ATGAAGACTCTCTTTGAAAAGTGTAAACTCGGTTCGCTGAATCTTAAAAACAGGCTGGTCCGCAGTGCCACCTGGGAAAACATGACCACAGAGAACGGGCGCATGACTCCCCGACTTTACGAGATATATAAAACCCTAGCTGAAAATGAAGTGGGGCTGATCATCACCGGGTACGCCAATGTGGTGGCTGAAGAGCAACCCAATCCGGGTATGATGGGCATTTACGATGATTTTTTCATAGCCGATTATCGCAGACTAACTGACATAGTACACAAACACGACTCCAAAATTATCCTCCAGATTGCTTATGGCGGGACAAAAACTACTTACAACGTGGGCGAACGGACGATCTTCGCGCCGAGTAATGTTCCCGAGAGAAGCACCGGTACCTGCGGTATGCCCATGACTAAGGATGAAATCAAGTCTATCATCAAAGCTTTTGCCGCTGCCGGGAAAAGGGCCAAGGAATCCGGTTTTGATGGGGTTGAAATCCACGCAGCTCATACCTACCTGATCAACCAGTTTTTGAGTCCGTATTATAATAACCGCACCGATGAATACGGCGGGTCATTGGAAAACCGCATGCGTTTCATGGTTGAAATATACGAAGCCATGCGCAAAGAAGTAGGTGCAGACTACCCGATTCTGGTCAAGCTCACCGCCAGTGAGTTCTTTGAGGGCGGACTGACCTTTGATGAAACAAGAATCATTTGTATCAAGCTGGATAAAATGGGCGTGCAAGGACTGGAGATTTCTGGCAACATCCACGGCAAGGCCAAATCCATGGCTGGTGAATTTTTTGATGGTCATGAACTCAAAAAACAGGGCTACTTTGTCGAATATGGCGACATCATCAGCCGAGATGTGGATATTCCGGTCATTACCGTGGGCGGCTTGTCACAACCGGATCATATCGAATCCATACTTAACGAAACGGAGATTAAACTCTTCGGCCTCTCCCGCCCGCTACTAGCAGAACCTGACCTGTTCAAACGCTGGAAAGAAGGTGACAGGAAAAAAGCCAAATGTGTGCACTGTTCCAATTGCAGGCATGATGACGGGAATTATTGTGCTGTGTTTATAGATAAATAG
- a CDS encoding Fic family protein, with protein sequence MFANELKKIDDLQNEIKSLRPLDEDEILQLKEYYRIGLTYSSNALEGSSLTESETKVIIEDGLTIGGKSIKEHMEVLGHSEAFSFIHDIASSELLSEEDLLKIHSLVYGRVDKDQAGIYRDKRIFLSGSKYSFPKPAEVQPLMTEFFNKLPAMKKELHPVVFAAQAHKEFVFIHPFVDGNGRVGRLLMNLLLIQAGHLITIIPPVLRSEYIASLEKAHTDDSDFVSFILRCHIEAQKEYLRLVR encoded by the coding sequence ATGTTCGCCAACGAACTAAAAAAAATTGACGATCTCCAAAACGAAATAAAGTCACTTCGCCCTTTAGATGAAGATGAGATCTTACAGCTTAAAGAATACTATCGAATCGGCTTAACCTACAGCAGTAACGCCCTTGAAGGCAGCTCTCTCACTGAAAGTGAAACGAAGGTTATTATCGAGGATGGGCTTACTATTGGTGGTAAATCCATTAAAGAACATATGGAAGTATTGGGGCATAGCGAAGCTTTCTCATTCATTCACGATATTGCATCAAGCGAATTACTATCTGAAGAAGATCTACTTAAAATCCATAGCTTAGTTTATGGCCGTGTGGATAAAGATCAGGCAGGGATCTACAGAGACAAGAGAATCTTTCTATCAGGGTCAAAATATAGCTTTCCAAAGCCTGCTGAAGTGCAGCCTTTAATGACCGAGTTCTTCAACAAACTTCCTGCAATGAAAAAAGAACTACATCCTGTCGTCTTCGCTGCTCAAGCCCATAAAGAATTTGTGTTTATCCATCCTTTTGTGGACGGTAACGGTAGAGTTGGCAGACTGCTTATGAATTTACTACTTATTCAGGCTGGGCACCTCATCACAATTATCCCACCCGTTCTTCGCAGCGAATACATTGCAAGCTTAGAAAAAGCACATACTGATGACTCTGACTTCGTTAGTTTTATTCTTCGCTGCCACATTGAAGCTCAAAAAGAATATCTACGCCTCGTAAGATAA
- a CDS encoding YagK/YfjJ domain-containing protein has protein sequence MKHKNVTYDSTYKDLPINTDFEKDQGCIEEILENIKGILESQFIKHNKVLVVRFDLRFPAGYSASLDNHAISTFYDTYIRNLSRNGSSPKLLWVREQSREKHQHYHCMLTVNGNRHQAPHTLLKKAEEHWNRAVKVAPSPQGLVHYCHKDRQGNSVTSYYNFRRSQDNFEDLYAKCFYRCSYLAKVNTKGYEPKGKHMFGCSQWKHMPIG, from the coding sequence ATGAAGCATAAAAACGTAACTTATGATTCCACTTACAAGGACCTTCCAATCAATACTGATTTTGAAAAAGATCAAGGATGTATTGAAGAAATACTAGAGAATATAAAGGGGATTCTTGAATCCCAATTCATAAAACATAACAAGGTACTTGTTGTCCGTTTTGACTTACGTTTCCCTGCTGGATATTCAGCGTCACTTGATAATCATGCGATATCTACGTTTTACGATACGTACATTCGTAATTTAAGTCGTAATGGCTCTAGTCCAAAGTTGCTTTGGGTTCGTGAGCAATCTCGTGAGAAGCATCAGCATTACCATTGTATGCTTACTGTAAATGGCAATAGGCATCAGGCTCCACATACGCTCTTAAAAAAGGCTGAGGAACACTGGAATCGAGCTGTAAAAGTTGCTCCAAGCCCCCAGGGGTTAGTGCATTACTGTCATAAAGACCGTCAGGGCAATTCTGTTACGAGTTACTACAACTTCCGTCGTAGTCAGGATAATTTTGAGGACTTATATGCGAAATGTTTTTATCGCTGCAGTTACTTAGCCAAAGTTAATACTAAAGGCTATGAACCGAAAGGTAAGCACATGTTTGGGTGTTCTCAATGGAAGCATATGCCAATAGGATGA
- a CDS encoding sigma-54 interaction domain-containing protein, protein MKNPDPNQLNIADVLKRIDEVRDKDLQHLLRTTLETAQQKLQKSTNELYRLRLNLENSFNSIPDAIVTVDEGIRILSANAAFLSLYGGFLADYKGKTFEQCFGKDSAPYNSVIRQTLELGRLTSHFRVNTTTPEGKVCKLELNAAPLRTGEYSFGGAVLVIKDMTRLAVLERQLEDRKLLNNMVGKSDVMKRVAALVHSLSDIATTVLITGESGTGKELVADALHYTGVRAENRIVKVNCAALSESLLESELFGHVRGAFTGASRDSEGRVAAAEGGTLFLDEIGDLPLSIQLKLLRFLEYKEYERVGSTKPRKADVRVVTATNADLLQKVHDGSFRKDLYYRLNVFQIEMPPLRERKEDIPLLIENFITLFNHELGRSIKSISPELLDTLMQYDWPGNVRELRHCIEYATILCLEEMLRCIHLPQNFKASCNCLPASPIPQQKPKQLPQSTLETAVNETSAK, encoded by the coding sequence ATGAAAAACCCCGACCCGAATCAATTAAATATAGCCGATGTGTTAAAACGCATTGATGAAGTGCGTGATAAGGATCTTCAACACCTCCTTAGAACTACACTGGAAACTGCTCAACAGAAACTCCAGAAGAGTACCAATGAACTTTATCGCTTGCGTTTAAATCTGGAGAATTCATTTAACAGCATCCCGGATGCGATTGTCACTGTGGACGAGGGGATACGCATCCTTTCTGCCAACGCGGCTTTCCTTTCCCTTTATGGTGGTTTTCTAGCGGACTACAAAGGGAAGACTTTTGAGCAGTGTTTCGGCAAAGATTCCGCGCCGTACAACAGCGTAATCCGCCAGACTCTGGAGCTGGGCAGGCTGACCTCCCATTTCCGGGTAAATACGACCACGCCCGAGGGCAAGGTATGCAAGCTGGAACTCAACGCTGCCCCCCTACGCACCGGAGAATATAGCTTCGGAGGTGCTGTTCTGGTCATTAAGGATATGACCCGACTCGCGGTTCTGGAGCGGCAGCTTGAGGACCGCAAACTGCTCAACAACATGGTCGGAAAAAGCGACGTTATGAAAAGGGTTGCCGCTCTGGTGCACAGCCTTTCGGACATTGCTACCACAGTGTTGATTACCGGGGAGTCCGGCACCGGCAAGGAATTAGTTGCCGACGCCCTGCACTATACCGGGGTCAGAGCAGAGAATAGAATTGTCAAAGTAAACTGTGCCGCCCTTTCGGAATCATTGCTGGAAAGCGAACTTTTTGGGCACGTGCGCGGAGCCTTTACTGGAGCCAGCCGCGATTCCGAAGGCCGGGTTGCCGCAGCCGAAGGAGGGACTCTCTTCCTTGATGAAATCGGCGACCTTCCTCTTTCTATCCAGCTAAAACTATTGCGTTTTCTTGAATACAAGGAATACGAGCGGGTAGGCAGCACCAAGCCGCGTAAAGCCGACGTACGCGTTGTGACCGCCACAAACGCCGACTTGTTACAAAAAGTTCATGACGGCTCATTCCGTAAGGATCTGTACTACAGGCTCAATGTATTCCAGATTGAAATGCCTCCCTTGCGCGAACGCAAGGAGGACATCCCCTTGCTGATTGAAAATTTCATCACTCTCTTCAACCATGAACTGGGCCGCTCAATTAAATCCATCTCCCCGGAATTACTGGATACGCTCATGCAGTACGACTGGCCGGGTAATGTTCGTGAACTGCGTCATTGCATCGAATACGCGACCATTTTATGCCTTGAAGAAATGCTGCGGTGCATCCATCTTCCGCAGAATTTTAAGGCTAGCTGCAATTGCCTGCCCGCCTCCCCTATACCGCAACAGAAGCCGAAACAACTGCCCCAATCCACACTCGAGACGGCTGTCAACGAGACATCAGCAAAGTGA
- a CDS encoding ATP-dependent nuclease encodes MKLERLRISNFQCFGPEPTEIELEKVTALIGPNGAGKTAALQALSRMFAFDPALRKIQKSDFHRPVGQEPVGESLSFWVEADFIVNELNNDDPEGEHAVAAHFQHMRLNAPEELPMVRYRLDAELNIVGEIEASLHYVSNIKPDGTFDKFSVSKLDRNNIQLHYLPARRDPSDHIAYGVNTVIGRILRAVEWKAQQSDVEALACDAAECLGENTTVSSFNELLEKYWGRLHKGAFFKDPKMSFGSSDIESFLKHLSILFSPGHDEEFVEYSRLSDGQKSLLYIALVLASHRFGQSALAGGEEGFDVDKMRPAVFTILAVEEPENSLAPYYLGRIIDALEKLGRDDSSQSLIATHAPSVLKRIEPEQVRYFRLGPNRTTYVKEIVMPGKEDEAHKFVRQAVMAYPEVYFARVVVLGEGDSELLVLPKLFEAKGMPVDHSGIVVAPLGGRHVNHFWRLLFALGIPFVTLLDLDVARYGGGWGRLKYAYNELKKYRPSDDLFETLDDKYIEAWNSQKHLVRNYFEINTHDKVVNDFEEANIYYSSPLDLDFSMLCCFSAEYGAKSARLPNKATIRSVLGKGYFKAAQYRVEERKFFESYHKLFKVNSKPATHITALTNIESGKLCDTMPSFLSRLIDKVKNLLEEAPE; translated from the coding sequence ATGAAGTTAGAACGACTACGAATTTCAAATTTTCAATGTTTTGGGCCTGAACCTACTGAGATCGAACTTGAGAAGGTCACAGCATTAATTGGACCGAATGGTGCTGGTAAGACTGCAGCTCTGCAGGCTTTGAGTAGAATGTTTGCGTTTGATCCAGCGCTTAGAAAGATACAAAAATCGGATTTTCATAGGCCTGTCGGGCAGGAGCCAGTAGGTGAGTCTCTTTCATTTTGGGTAGAAGCCGATTTTATAGTTAATGAACTTAATAACGATGATCCAGAAGGTGAACATGCTGTGGCTGCTCATTTTCAGCATATGCGTTTAAATGCCCCTGAAGAGCTACCTATGGTTCGATATAGGCTAGATGCAGAACTTAACATTGTCGGTGAAATAGAAGCTTCTTTGCATTATGTGTCGAATATAAAACCTGACGGTACGTTTGATAAATTTTCTGTAAGCAAACTTGATCGTAATAATATTCAACTTCATTACTTACCTGCGAGAAGAGACCCCTCTGACCACATCGCGTATGGCGTAAATACTGTTATTGGTCGGATTTTAAGGGCTGTTGAGTGGAAGGCACAGCAAAGTGATGTTGAAGCACTAGCCTGCGATGCAGCTGAGTGTCTTGGGGAAAATACAACAGTAAGTTCATTTAATGAACTTTTAGAAAAGTATTGGGGACGACTGCATAAGGGAGCGTTTTTCAAAGATCCCAAGATGAGTTTTGGAAGCAGTGATATTGAATCCTTTTTAAAGCATCTTAGTATCCTTTTTAGCCCAGGGCATGATGAAGAGTTTGTTGAGTATTCTCGTTTGAGTGATGGCCAAAAGTCTCTCTTATATATTGCTTTGGTCTTAGCTTCTCATCGATTTGGACAATCTGCATTAGCTGGGGGTGAAGAAGGATTTGATGTAGATAAAATGCGTCCGGCAGTGTTTACCATTTTAGCTGTAGAGGAGCCCGAGAATAGCCTGGCTCCTTATTATTTAGGTCGGATCATAGACGCACTTGAAAAGCTTGGTAGAGATGATAGCTCGCAGTCTCTTATTGCAACTCATGCCCCTTCTGTCTTGAAAAGAATTGAACCAGAGCAGGTGCGTTATTTTCGACTCGGTCCTAATCGTACTACATATGTCAAAGAGATTGTGATGCCTGGTAAAGAAGATGAGGCTCATAAGTTCGTAAGACAGGCTGTTATGGCATATCCAGAGGTTTATTTTGCAAGAGTGGTTGTCCTTGGTGAGGGGGACAGTGAACTGCTAGTATTGCCAAAGCTTTTTGAGGCTAAAGGGATGCCTGTTGATCATTCAGGGATAGTTGTCGCCCCGCTAGGTGGGCGGCATGTGAACCACTTCTGGCGGCTTTTGTTCGCTCTTGGGATTCCTTTCGTAACACTACTTGATTTAGATGTTGCAAGATATGGTGGTGGATGGGGGCGATTAAAGTATGCTTATAATGAATTAAAAAAATATAGACCCTCAGATGATCTTTTTGAGACGCTTGATGACAAGTATATCGAAGCATGGAATAGTCAGAAGCATTTAGTTCGAAATTATTTTGAGATTAATACTCATGACAAAGTGGTTAATGATTTTGAGGAGGCAAATATTTATTATTCTTCACCGTTGGATCTCGATTTTTCTATGCTTTGCTGCTTTTCTGCAGAGTATGGTGCAAAGAGTGCTAGGTTACCTAACAAGGCAACCATTAGGTCAGTACTAGGCAAAGGGTACTTTAAGGCAGCTCAGTATAGAGTAGAGGAAAGAAAATTTTTTGAATCATATCATAAGTTATTCAAGGTAAACAGTAAGCCTGCGACCCATATAACAGCCTTAACTAATATTGAAAGTGGGAAACTCTGCGATACTATGCCTTCTTTTTTATCGCGACTTATAGATAAAGTTAAAAATCTCCTTGAGGAGGCTCCAGAGTGA